The DNA region CCAGTGCCTTCGCCTCCTGCGCGCCCGTCGCTCCCCCGAGGAACGTGGAGGCGAGAAGGGTGGTCAAATCGCCGCTCAGCCTCGCGACATAGGCGCTCCGCACTCCACCGTAGGTATTGTCGTAGGAACCGGCGATCGCGGGAAAATCATCCGAATCGGTGGCGCCTGCGACGACCACGTTCCCCGAATTGTCGAGGGCGACGGCGAAGCCGTAGTCCGCGCGGCCTCCGCCGAGGAAGGTGGAGGCAAGCAGCGTCGTGAGATTCCGGTCGAACTTCGACACGAAGACCTCGGAGTCGTACCCGGGGTCGGTGGAGGTGAGGGCGTTGTCGATCGCCCCGGGGGTGATCGGGAAGTCCGGGGATTCCGTGGTGCCGACCACGTAGACGTTCCCGTCGGCGTCGAAGGCCGCGCCGAACGCGAAATCCGATATGCTCCCACCGAGGTACGTGGAGGCGAGCAGGGGATCGATGACCAGTTCCTTCGATCGGTCGTACGCCGCGACCTCGAACCCGTACTCTCCCGCCCCGGCGTCGAGGATCCGGTACGCTACGGGAACCTCGGCCTTTTCCCCGTCCCGTTCCTGCCACGCAAGGGGCCGCGTGAACCGCACCGGGCCGAACTCCGTTGCCAGGACGAGTTCCCCTGCGCCGTCCACGGCGATCCCGCCCCCTCCGGCGATCCGCAACCGGATCCCCCCCGGATCTCCCCCCGGCTTCACGTGGAAGACCTTCTCCACGTTCCGCCCGGCGGCGATCAACTCCACCCCGATCCGGTCGTACGCTTCCCCGAGGTCGATCGAACCGAAGGCGGAAATCCCGGTCCTCCACTTCGCCGGATCATTCCCCCGGAAGAAGCTGACGGTCGAAGGGACCGGATCCGTCCCGGCCGGCGCCACGCCGTGACCGCCCACGATCGTTTCGTGGAGGGAGATCCTCCGGGAGGTACCGCCCCCCTCTCCCGCGGGCATTCCGAGGGAGTAGACGATCCTTCCGTCCCTCGTGACGAAAACCATCCCCTTGCCGATCGACGCGTGGAACGCCACGTCCGCTCCGGCCTGCCCGGAGTTCGCGATGAACGGGAGGGTCGGCGCGTTCCGCCGTGGGAAGGATTCGATGCCGCCCGATGCCGCGGAAGCGAAACCGGCCACCGGCAACGTCAATGCAGCGACAAGGGAGCAGATGGGAATCATGCGGTACATGCAGTCCCTCCTGCCGGAGGAATCCGGGCACCCCCGGAATCAGGCGCATCGAATAATTCGAATGCGGAACAGTCTACCAACGATCGATATGCGCATCAAGATTATCCGGGATTTCTCCAAATCGTAAAGTATGCGAGAATGGCGCATTAAGCGCAGTGCGCAAGGGGGGCATGCCTGATGAAGAAGATCTCCTTATTCGCCGCAATCCTCGCCATTTTCGCGATTCTCCTGGTTCTTCCCATGGCAGGGACCGCCGTCGCGGAGATCCGCCCAGGGTTCTGGACCCTCTCGCCCACGGTCGGCGGCTACACGTTCGAGGGGGACCAGAACCTCGAGACGGGACCGCTTTTCGGCCTGAAGGCCGGCTATGATTGGACGGAACGGGTGGGAATCGAAGGTTTCCTGATGTCCGTCCCGACGGAGCTCACGGAGCCGGCAAACCAGGGCGTCGACCTCTTTCACGGCAGAGGGGAAATCCTCTACTACCTGTCGCCGAAATCGCAGCTCGTCCCGTACCTCGCCGGCGGCATCGGCCTTACCAAGACGATCTTCCCTCCGGGCTCCGAGTTCCGCTACACCCGCAGGATCGCCGTGGATGCCGGGGCGGGCGTGAAATACGACATCACCTGCCGGCTCGCGTTGCGGGCCTACGTCCGGTACCTGCTGCTCTTCGGATCCCACGGGCAGTTCGAGCACAACCTCGAATACACGGCGGGCGTCGTGTTCGGCTTCCGGGGAACCCCGTAGGAACGCGTCCCGCATCCGGCGAAGATCATCGGAATATCCCCCGCCGCCCGGGGGAAACCCTCGCAGGCGCCGTTTGCAGCGTCGGCGGCCGGTAGACGAACTCCCACTCCCTGTACGCCCTCCTTCCGGCGAACGTTTCCAGCCCCGGAGGGAAATCCGATTGCCGGAGCGGCATCCTCCCGGAATCGCTGCGCACCCCGACGATCCAGCCCTCCGGCGTCTTGATCGGGGTAAACGCGTTGTCCGTCATCGGATCCGGATACAACGTCCGGAGATGACGAACGGTCGCGGGGGAGCGGGGATCTTTCAGGAGCACGTCGAGGCTGGTCGGATACTGAAACCTTCCCTGAAACCGGTGGTACCGCCCGATGGCGTCCCGGTACTGCATCCCCCGGAAAAGGAGTTCCTCCTCCTTCCCCCTTCGGGAGGCCTGGGAGTAGCTCCGGGCCGCGAGCGAAGTGAGCAGGCCCAGGAGGACGACCAGCAACAGGACGAAGAGAAGCGTGAAGCCGCGAGTGTTTCCGGGATTTCGGGCGTCACCACTCCGCAAAGGGGACTCCGTTGCTCCCGCTCCCCGGGGCGCCGCTGCGAACGTCGTAGATCCCCCCCTCCAGTCCCTCCGGGGGGGGAACGACCGTCCATGTCCGCTCGCTCTTCGTGATCGGATCCTTCGGGATCTGCCGGAGGTACCCCGTGGAGACGAGCTCGTCCAGGGTGTCGGGATATTTCCCCTTGTCCGCGTAGAACTGGTCCAGCGTCTCCCGCAAGGCGAAGAGATTCTCCTTGAGGACGGACTCCCGGGCCTTCGCGGTCGCCCAGAACCAGGACGGCTGGGCCAGCGTCGCGAGGATCCCGATGATCGCGAGGACGATCAACAACTCGAGGAGGGTGAACCCCCGGTTACCAGTCGCTGTACTTCGTCCCATCGAGGGCCGCCTCCTCGCTCTTCGAGTGGACGTCGAAAATATCCTTTCCGCCCCAGGAGCGGCTGTCGGGGGCATCGTCGTGGGAACGGAATTCCCAATTTCCCTCGCCGGTCATCGGGTCCACCGGGATCCTCCGGAGGAGCTTGACCTTTTTCCCCGGCTCGCTGACGAGGGGGACTCCAGCCACCAGGATATCGAGGTCGGGCGGATACCCGCTCGCTCCGATCTTCTGCTCGAGTTTTCCCGAGTCGTACATCTCCTTGTACTTGTCGATCGCCGTGCGCATCATCCTCAAGTTTCTCTTCAGGTCGATCTCCCGTGACCGTTTCACGGTCATCCGGGACACGGGGAACACCGCGGCCGCGAGGATGCTGATGATCGCCATGACGATGAGGATCTCGATCATCGTCATTCCACGAAGGCGACGGTTCAACGGATCTCCAACGGGAGGTCCGCCGTCCGGACCGGGATCGATCGCCGGGCGGGATCCCTGAGGGAGACACCGCCCAGGCGGACCGGCGCCGCCCCGCGCGCGGCCGCCTGGAACCGGATCGTCAGCAATCTTCCGGAGCCGTCCTCCCCCGGGAGATCTCCCTGGCGCGAGAGGCCGATGACGATCTTCCCGTTTGCGGCGTCCGGGGAACTCATGAAGGATGTCGCATTCCCGCCCTTCCGGAGAAAATCCCCTTCCGTGACGGAGAGAACCTTGAGGCGCGCCGGGTCGAAGAGGACCGTCAACGGAACGGCGTAGAGCCCGCGGACTCCGTCGACGACGACGTCGACATCGAACCCATCCCCCAGCGCAACCTCCCTCGCACCCCTGAGCGCGACGGAGGCGGGATCAGGGGAAACCGCCGGGGACGGGTTGACCGCGGGGGAGGGTACGGACGGAGGAGCCGCGGAAGACCCCGGAAGATCCATCGGTCCGGCCCCGGGCGCGGACGGCACCGGGGGCGGCTCCGTCGATCCCTCGACGCGCTCCCCTCCCCGGCTGTCCCAGGACGGCCTTTGCGAGCTCACGGCGTTCTCCCGTCCCGAATAGACCGACATCGCGTCCCGGGACGGAACCGCCGTCGTCCGGAGGAGGTACGGCGTGATCGACATCAGGATGTCGGTCTTGACCTTGGTCTTGTCGTGGGAGGAAAAGAGATACCCCAGCACGGGGATGTCCCCCAGGCCGGGGATCCGGGTGACGGTGTTGCGCTCCTCGTCGCTGATGAGCCCCCCGATGATCTGCGTCTCCCGGTCGTGGAGGCGAAGCTCCGACTCGGTCGTGCGCGTCCCGATCCGGAAGGCCACCGTCTGCGCCCCCTGGACCTGGGCCCCCAGCGTGCTCACCTCGAGCTTGACCTTCAGGGTCACCTCGTTGTTGTGGTGGATCCACGGGTCGACGTCGAGCTTCACCCCGACGTCCTGGTACTGGATGCTCTCCGTGATGACGCCGAGGTTCGTGCTCGTCGTGATGATGGGGACGCGCTCCCCGATGTGGATCCGCGCCTTTCCGTGGTTCTTCACCCGGATCTTCGGATTGGCGAGGATCTCGGCCCCCGAGGTTTCGCTCTTGAGGTTCAGAATCGCGGAGGGGAGGGTGAACAGCACGTTCTTCCCGGAGAGGTTCCGGAGCGTCGACAGCGAGATCCGGTTCCCCGATGGCGTGGGCGTCCCGGTGGCCGGCGTTCCCGTCGTGGACGTGCTTTCCGACAAGGCGACGCCGGCGGAAGTCGGGACCAGCTGGACACCGAGGTTCAGGAGCTTGTTCCGGTCGACCTCAAGGATCTCGACGTCGAGCATGAGCTCCGAATCGGTGATGTCGTTCGCGTCGAGGATCTTTCCGATGACCGCGATCGTCTCCGGGTCGTCCCGGACCACGATGGCGTTCAGTTCCTCGTTCACGAAGATCTTCTTCACCTGGACGATGGACCGGATGAGGTTCACCATCTTTTTCGCGTCGACGTTCGACAGGAAGAAGGTCCGGACGAACTGGTCCTGGTACTGGGACTGCTTCGCCGGCGTGTTCGGATAGAAGATGATGGTGTTCTCGGAGAGGACCTTCTTCGAGAGGTTCGCGAGGGTCGTCAGCAGATCCAGGGCCTGCTCGAACCGGACGTTCTCGAGGGAGACGGAGACCTTCCGGTCGCGCACATCCTCGTCGAAGAGGAAGTTGACCCCGGAGAGCTTCGAGAGGATGGAGAAGGCTTCGCGGATCGACGTGTCGGTCAGCTTGATCGAGATCGGCTTCGTCGACTTGAGCTGGATCTCGAACTGCCCGATGACCGGCTTCCGGCTGCGCCGGGCCATCGCCTTGAGCTGCTCCGCGGCTTCGAGGTGGGCGGGGTTCAGCTCGACGGCGCGGGCGAAGGCCTCCTTCGCCTCCTCGTCCTTCCCGGCCCTGAGCAGCGAAAGCCCGCTCTCGTGGGCGCGTTGGGCCTCCTTCAGGATCGTGGCCGTCGTATAGGCGTTCTGGGCGGTCGCGAAGGTCGGCTCGAACGAGAGCGCCCTCCGGAACTCCTCGATCGCCCGGTCGAACTCCTTCTCGTCGAGATAACGGTTCCCCCGCTTCAGGTGGTCCTTCGCCGCCTCGAACCTGGCGCGCCGCAGCTCGATCTTGTAATCCTTGTTCCCGGGGTCTTCCTTGTACGCCTGTTCGTAGGAAAGGACCGCCTGGTCCCAATCCCCCTTCTGCGCGGCTTCGCCCCCCTTCGTGAAGGCGTGCTCCGAGGCGCATCCCGCAACGAGGAAGGCTCCGATGAGGAAAGAAACGGAAATTTTCCGGAGATGGCGTTTCACCATCCTGTCTCCTTTCAGGTCAAAGAACCGACAACGGGGCGTTGTCCCGCAGGGGGGCCCGGACTTTCCGGTCGGGGAGGACGAGAAAGACGATCTCCGAATCCCGGATCTCCGCCACCACGACGCCTCGCACCAGGACATCCCCTCTTTTCACGAGGAACACTCCGCCCCCCTTCGACAGAAAAATCACCCGGTCGCCGGCGGACTTCCGGAAGAACCCCACGAATTTGTAGACCGAGAGCTCGCGCCGCACGGCCGCCAACGGGTCCTCCGGAGGCGGAGGAGGCGGCACCGGCGGAGGCTCCGGGGCGGGGGGAGGCTTCGGAAGGGCCTCCGGCTCCTTGCGTACCTTCGCGCGCCGCGCGTCGCCGCCCGGGTTCCCT from bacterium includes:
- a CDS encoding type II secretion system protein — protein: MGRSTATGNRGFTLLELLIVLAIIGILATLAQPSWFWATAKARESVLKENLFALRETLDQFYADKGKYPDTLDELVSTGYLRQIPKDPITKSERTWTVVPPPEGLEGGIYDVRSGAPGSGSNGVPFAEW
- a CDS encoding outer membrane beta-barrel protein, which codes for MKKISLFAAILAIFAILLVLPMAGTAVAEIRPGFWTLSPTVGGYTFEGDQNLETGPLFGLKAGYDWTERVGIEGFLMSVPTELTEPANQGVDLFHGRGEILYYLSPKSQLVPYLAGGIGLTKTIFPPGSEFRYTRRIAVDAGAGVKYDITCRLALRAYVRYLLLFGSHGQFEHNLEYTAGVVFGFRGTP
- a CDS encoding type II secretion system protein, translated to MNRRLRGMTMIEILIVMAIISILAAAVFPVSRMTVKRSREIDLKRNLRMMRTAIDKYKEMYDSGKLEQKIGASGYPPDLDILVAGVPLVSEPGKKVKLLRRIPVDPMTGEGNWEFRSHDDAPDSRSWGGKDIFDVHSKSEEAALDGTKYSDW
- a CDS encoding type II secretion system protein; its protein translation is MRSGDARNPGNTRGFTLLFVLLLVVLLGLLTSLAARSYSQASRRGKEEELLFRGMQYRDAIGRYHRFQGRFQYPTSLDVLLKDPRSPATVRHLRTLYPDPMTDNAFTPIKTPEGWIVGVRSDSGRMPLRQSDFPPGLETFAGRRAYREWEFVYRPPTLQTAPARVSPGRRGIFR
- a CDS encoding secretin and TonB N-terminal domain-containing protein, with the protein product MVKRHLRKISVSFLIGAFLVAGCASEHAFTKGGEAAQKGDWDQAVLSYEQAYKEDPGNKDYKIELRRARFEAAKDHLKRGNRYLDEKEFDRAIEEFRRALSFEPTFATAQNAYTTATILKEAQRAHESGLSLLRAGKDEEAKEAFARAVELNPAHLEAAEQLKAMARRSRKPVIGQFEIQLKSTKPISIKLTDTSIREAFSILSKLSGVNFLFDEDVRDRKVSVSLENVRFEQALDLLTTLANLSKKVLSENTIIFYPNTPAKQSQYQDQFVRTFFLSNVDAKKMVNLIRSIVQVKKIFVNEELNAIVVRDDPETIAVIGKILDANDITDSELMLDVEILEVDRNKLLNLGVQLVPTSAGVALSESTSTTGTPATGTPTPSGNRISLSTLRNLSGKNVLFTLPSAILNLKSETSGAEILANPKIRVKNHGKARIHIGERVPIITTSTNLGVITESIQYQDVGVKLDVDPWIHHNNEVTLKVKLEVSTLGAQVQGAQTVAFRIGTRTTESELRLHDRETQIIGGLISDEERNTVTRIPGLGDIPVLGYLFSSHDKTKVKTDILMSITPYLLRTTAVPSRDAMSVYSGRENAVSSQRPSWDSRGGERVEGSTEPPPVPSAPGAGPMDLPGSSAAPPSVPSPAVNPSPAVSPDPASVALRGAREVALGDGFDVDVVVDGVRGLYAVPLTVLFDPARLKVLSVTEGDFLRKGGNATSFMSSPDAANGKIVIGLSRQGDLPGEDGSGRLLTIRFQAAARGAAPVRLGGVSLRDPARRSIPVRTADLPLEIR